From one Nitrospira sp. genomic stretch:
- a CDS encoding FKBP-type peptidyl-prolyl cis-trans isomerase, which yields MAENNQEVTTPSGLKYVDQAVGTGDAAVAGKNVSVHYTGWLENGKKFDSSVDRGQPFSFPLGAGRVIKGWDEGVQGMKVGGKRKLTIPSDLGYGSRGAGGVIPPNATLIFDVELLRVQ from the coding sequence ATGGCTGAGAATAATCAGGAAGTGACCACGCCATCCGGGCTGAAATATGTCGATCAAGCAGTTGGGACGGGAGATGCGGCCGTTGCAGGGAAGAATGTGAGCGTGCACTACACCGGCTGGCTGGAGAACGGAAAAAAGTTCGATAGTTCCGTTGATCGTGGGCAACCCTTTTCCTTTCCGCTTGGCGCCGGACGCGTCATTAAAGGCTGGGATGAAGGGGTCCAGGGGATGAAGGTGGGAGGCAAGCGCAAGCTGACCATCCCATCCGATTTGGGATACGGCTCGCGCGGTGCCGGTGGCGTGATCCCACCGAATGCCACGTTGATTTTCGATGTGGAGTTACTCAGAGTCCAATGA
- a CDS encoding FIST C-terminal domain-containing protein: protein MQFAVALSRQIDTDAAALEVAAAIRTRLSGTPIDLVGVFFSAHHAEGADRLAEMLTGTLRPRLLLGCSGEGVIAGAEELETAPAITAWAAVLPDVNLHPLQSSFSPTQDQFHLTGWPAPGVDDGTFLLLADPFTTPVQDILGIVDDRYPGAQAIGGLAGGGQEAGMNRLVLNDQAFEGGLVGVRLSGAVDIRPVISQGCRLIGERFVVTKAERNLIQELGGEPALGRLHAVFESLSEEERQRANRAVHLGIVIDEHRNRFERGDFLIRNLLGADQTTGAVAVGEVVQEGQTVQFHLRDAASASEEFNALLAADHARHRHPPLGALMFSCCGRGQGLFGKPNHDAGTATARLGSIPLAGFFAQGEIGPVGGRSFLHGYTASLALFAERDR, encoded by the coding sequence ATGCAGTTTGCGGTGGCGCTCTCAAGACAGATTGATACTGACGCGGCAGCGTTAGAGGTGGCTGCAGCTATTCGTACGCGACTGAGTGGAACTCCCATCGATTTGGTCGGTGTCTTCTTCTCCGCGCACCATGCAGAAGGGGCCGATCGGTTGGCAGAGATGCTTACCGGAACGCTTCGTCCGAGACTGCTGCTGGGTTGCAGTGGAGAGGGTGTAATTGCCGGGGCAGAGGAATTAGAGACCGCGCCTGCAATCACCGCCTGGGCGGCGGTGTTGCCCGATGTCAACCTCCACCCACTGCAGTCCTCATTTTCTCCGACTCAGGATCAATTCCATCTCACGGGATGGCCTGCCCCGGGAGTCGACGATGGGACGTTTCTCCTCCTTGCCGATCCGTTTACGACGCCCGTTCAAGACATCCTAGGGATCGTGGACGATCGATACCCAGGCGCCCAGGCGATCGGTGGTCTTGCCGGCGGGGGGCAAGAGGCTGGGATGAATCGGCTCGTGCTCAACGATCAGGCGTTCGAGGGCGGACTCGTGGGCGTGCGTCTCTCGGGAGCGGTCGATATTCGTCCGGTGATCTCACAAGGCTGTCGTTTGATCGGTGAGCGGTTTGTCGTGACCAAGGCGGAACGGAATCTGATTCAGGAACTGGGAGGCGAGCCAGCACTGGGGCGGTTGCACGCGGTGTTCGAGTCACTGTCGGAAGAGGAGCGGCAACGGGCGAATCGTGCGGTCCATCTCGGCATTGTGATCGACGAACATCGGAACCGCTTCGAGCGTGGAGACTTCCTCATCCGGAACCTGCTTGGAGCCGATCAAACCACGGGCGCGGTCGCTGTGGGAGAGGTGGTTCAAGAAGGACAGACGGTCCAATTCCATCTGCGCGATGCCGCCTCAGCCAGCGAGGAGTTCAACGCACTGCTTGCGGCGGATCATGCGCGTCATCGCCATCCTCCGCTTGGTGCGCTCATGTTCAGCTGTTGTGGACGGGGCCAGGGACTCTTTGGGAAGCCCAACCATGATGCCGGAACCGCAACGGCGCGGTTGGGCTCCATTCCGTTGGCCGGATTTTTCGCGCAGGGCGAAATCGGTCCGGTCGGTGGGCGAAGTTTTCTCCATGGTTACACGGCCAGTTTGGCGCTCTTCGCCGAACGAGACCGATAA